The Lutzomyia longipalpis isolate SR_M1_2022 chromosome 2, ASM2433408v1 DNA window TCCTTGACATTGTTTCCACTTCGATGGGCTTCACCGAAAATCCCCAAAGCTGTAAATTACTCCACAAATATTTCTGCCCAAAGCTCCACAAAGCACTATCGGAGCAATTAATTCAGGGAGAAAAGCAATTTAGGGTCAGGAAAGAcccaattggaaaattaaaggaatttcttaccttatctttgatttctttggcgtTGAATGGTGCTGCAAGTTGTTTTGATCAATTTCTACTTTCACTCTCTTCGAACTGCCCGTTGCTTCTGCTGAAGAATTGACATTTCCATGCGATTCCAGCCTACGCATCTCGCGCTGCTCTCTCCATATGGGGAGCGTTTACAATACAGCCTCATTACACCCACAATTTGCACTTTTATtgttaattcacaaaaagattttatttctttacatAAAATCTGAACTTTTGCgtctctgaatattttttcttgggaAGACATTTGAGCCAGGATGATCAGGATCAACTGCCAAACTGCTCTTGAagggattttctcatttcaggAGTTACAGCGAATGCCGGACCATGGCCAGGAATGATGGTATCAGCAATTGAAGCAACTTTTGCACGACTCCTCCTCTGTGTAGCCTCACAAAAGCTCCCCGCATCCCTCCAAAGTTGATCATCCAGGATATCTTCCTTCCGCTCAAATAAATCTCCAGCAATCACAACAGTTTCCCCCAAATTACTCCCTTTCACAACCACACTAATGCATTCCTTTGTATGTCCAGGAGTTGGGATAATCTTAATGTCCTCATTGATGACAAAAGGATCAGTCCAGTCGTGCAGGAAGTATGTTTCCCCCTTTGAAATACTCAGCCCAACAATATGTTTTTCAGCTTCGAGGAAGAGATTATTGTTCCCCACGTGATCTGAATGCCCGTGGGTGGATACAACAAAGTTTATGTCTCTCGGGGTAATATTATGTTTTTCCAGAGCTACTTACGGACAACAAAAACCGACAAAAACAagcaattaaattacttttatgaGCTAATTTAATTTGTCGTAAAAAACTCACCGGCAAGAAGCTTTGAAGAATCCCACGATGTGAGTGTATCGATGATTATGTTGACTCCTTGGGATTTTATGAGAGTGCATGTGCAATTTGCAAGCATAATTTCCCCATTTTCACTTGTTTTCTTCACCTCGGAAAATCCATCAAAGAGAACAATTATTTCATTCCAATTGGGCATTTCTTTTGCACATAACCACACTTTTGCATCAGCTGATTGGAACGAATTGGTACGAGAGCACTGCGACAATTCCCGAAGTATTGACGATTGGTGTTTCTCAAAACAAAGCCGCAATTTTTGTAaacaagaaggaaaatttttgcttttctctGAAAAAATCGTGATAAAATCAACACAAAATGGTAAGACATAGGTGCAAAAATCATCATGTGAGAGATTTAATGTGTTACCTACATTCCAGCTCCCTCTGTCTCTGCTGAAAACAGCCCAAAGCCACCCGATGGTGagttttttaaacgttttccTTAACTTTAAAGGAAgattctcaatatttttctttttaacagtTGGTGGAGCTGAAAAATGGTGAAACCTACAATGGACATCTGGTCAGCTGCGATACCTGGATGAATATTAATCTCCGTGAGGTGATTTGCACGTCAAAAGTAAGTTTCTTTCGTTTCTTTCATATTCTCTTTCAGCTTTCCTGGGTTTTTCagatttttgtaataattctGAGATATATTCCAGGATGGTGACAGATTCTGGAGGATGCCTGAATGCTACATTAGAGGCAGTACCATTAAATACCTTCGTATCCCCGATGAGGTTATTGATATGGTGAAAGAGGATGTTCAGGTAAGAAAACTTCATTGtcttgaatatttcattgaatccTTTCTAATTTCTCGGCAATTCTTGCAGCAAAAGACAAGGAATCGCCAAGAGATGAACAAACAGAATCGCGGAGGGCAAAATCAACGCGGAAGGAATCAACAAAACAGGAATAATGCCTTTTCCGGACGACGAGATCAAGGAAACCGTCAGGCACCCAATAATCGCCCCCTGGCTCAAGGAAATAAGAATAATCCTCAGAAAAAGATGCCCCCAAAATAGATTTTAGTTTGTTCGgaagaataaattccatttaaagaaacaaatttggattttctttcccAGAAAAGTCGccggaaaatgcaaaaaattagcAGGTGCGAAAATTGGCAACGTTGGAATAGAAAGAACTACGATTCTCAGAACTTCGGTTTTTTTCGTGCAACAATCGCGggaaattgagcaaaataacaaacataacctcacaaaattgttttgattttGTAAACCACGCGAgtgtatttttcttcttgctttttcctgcaattttctctggaaaatttaatgaagtgCACCTGGAAGTTAATTAGTGGACTTGTAAGTATCACATGTGTGTGTTGACAGTGCAAATTACCGCTgatatttgtgatttttcagaGAAAGCATTTTTGGTTGACGAATCTGAAGGGGTTGCCggcatttttgggaaattctggGAAGATTTTTGTGAATCCGGTGAATTTGTTGAGTATCAAGATGAGTGAGGAAGTTACAAAGTGTCTGAAGCAGAACGCGGCTACACAACTTGCGGGGAGAGCTGTGGAGAATGACACAATCCTCGTTTTCCGGACAACTGAGTCACCAGAGAGGGAGAATCCCGATGATGGGGTATGGTTTGAGCCCCTTAGCCAGGTcagtcctttttttttcatttttttttgttatcgtTATTGCGGGTATCCCTTTAAATCTCGAATAATcctcaaaaatactttaaaatctacatagaaattcataaaaagaaatcttgaaAAGTTCCTTAATTTATTCACCATCTTCCGGAATAATTGCCCCcaatttattcctttaaaaaattctacagACGCAGCTGActgtgttttcttttctattatttgGGTAAGGATACAAGTTGAGTTAGGGAAGCATTTTCTTTGGCAATTCCTCCTTAATTCCTGAGAGATACTCCTCTACCTTCCTCTGGAACTCTGTAACTTCACCTTTTGCACCCTTAAACCCCTTCCCTGGGGGGAAGAAAACGAATGCAAAAGCCTCATTCTGTGCTGTGTGCAAGAAATTGCAACTTTCTCAGGAGAAGGATACACAACAAACAGAGTTGATTCACTCCCCATTTCATAGATTGAATGCCAAAAGATTaagattttaataagaatttgtgatttattgggaaatttttcttaaaaaaaatttaagaattttttttaataagtaaaattaaattttttgatgtGTTTTAATGATTGAAATAGCAGCATAGTAAAGGAGTTTACCAAACATTGTATGGAAAAGCCTTTCATccgaaaaatttattggaaattgcgtaaatttttaaaatgtttgaaaaaaagtgaatttagaATCAATTGGAAAGATCctccaaaaatttctttaaaaaacgcaacaaatgacgtcattattgtgttttttttctgtttgaatgcatgaagcataaaatatcTTCTCAAAAGTCATCGTTGAAgcattaatataaataaataattcatttttaaatagaaagaaacaaaaaatataatcgtGACgtaattgtttgcatttttttgaataaatctttGTTGACACTTTTCTCAGTTAATTCTAGCGTAAAATGGGAAGTTTGGCGATGTTTTTCCTTATAAGATAACACGAATCTAGATTGTTTTCTctgataagaaattttccaatacagaactgaataaactccttaagATTAAATCAAAGTCTCAAATAGAAAgcttcttgtaaaaaaaatctaattccACCAAAAAGGTGAATTTTAGCAAATTTAGCAACTCTGTTTGTTGTACATTCTGGTTCAAAGTGCAGGAAATTCCAAGGAAGAGGCGGAATATCCTTGCAACAATGGCAAAATCAGAACAAAGTTTTAGCACCGtggtattttattaaatggattttaatgCAGAACGTGAAATTTACCTCCCACCTTCCGGCTCAGCTCAATCCAAAATTCTCAtccaaacattttatttctccccGAAAGAAACTTCATCCTCCGTTTGGGCCCTCCCCCGCGGCAAACGTGCTCTATATGAGCGATGATGAAGGATCATCCGTGGGTTAATGAGATGTCTATTTGCGGATTGGATTTCcctgtaaatattttttctcaaaacataGCGtagaaattaatgagaaaagcGCAGCGTAAGACAATACTCTCGgcgttacttttttttatctctctctctttatttaaaaggaatttaattataaagagCTTTTGCAAATTTGAGGATTAAAACTCACGGGGAAATGGGGTTGTGTACGATATGGATGTATAAATTCCTGGAAAACATCGATTGAATTTTCCGTGAGTCACGAAGGGGCAATTTTTTGTCCCATTTGAAAATCTCTCCCTTGACAATAGACTTTTGGAGGaggaaagttttccattttcccttgttaaatcaattgaaaaagtttGTCTCTCaaccaacaacaaaaaaaatgtttataggAATGTTGATAAATTTGTTTGGGGAATTTGGAAGACAAGCATTTTCAATAAGTTCACTGAAGTGGTTGCTATTGACGCATTTTCCTTTCGATGcaactgaattttttttcgtcttttatgtgtttccttttcatttttttcctgcaTCAACATCTAATCCAATTTGTTCTTTGTCAATCATGGTATGAATTTGATggcatatttttatgcttttcataataataaaaaaaaaacaactcgTTGGAAAGGGAAGATCTGCATCATCCAAAAGctattttgtgtgttttcggtgaaaagaaagaatattcgTTTGCGAGGattgatggaattttcaaggaaaaaccTCTTACATTGTATCAATCGTTATATCGTGTTCAAAaagttattgattttttcttattcattgatattttattttttcgtttataATTCGATACTtgtgtgaaatatttatgataTAGAGCTTTTGTAAAGGAATGAGGTGAAAAAAACATtggaaaaagaagagaaataatttttttgtgggcTCCTTAGAGGATTAATATCAATAGTCTTCTTTATCATTTACTTCTTGGAACTCATTTGACTTGCCTTTGACCCATTATACCTTTCCAAAATTCTTTAGAActgtttttaaaagaaatttcttgattaaTCTGCAAAGATGgttattagtttattttggTGCTGTTTTGAcgttgtttgaaaataaagaaatatattttctacttTATACTGAAAtcaactgaaaaaaataataaaagatttattaaaaaaaaatcatatgcTACGTTCCTTATGGAATACTTCATTTTTCAGTCCATGAAGCATATGattcaagcaaaaaaatctgaattagAATTAGGGTGTGGTTTATGTATTCAagagtaatttttaaaaagagtttCTCAAACTATTCAAAACTGAAAAGTCAGTATGattaccaatttttaaaataaattcaacttgaaaaaatttttacagaGATAACGaagagaaatgaataaactcctttacagAATAACTCGTGGGGGATGttcttaaatttctcaatctaattttaacaatcccattaaattttattttctcaatgaattaaaCTTCCCACTAATAgagttttaaaatgaattaaataattcgcTTTAGGAACCATTCAAAATAATCATGACCTCTTGAATTTTAACAACCAcgtgaatttattctttgacCTCCTCTCACATGTTCTTTTCATGGAATTATATGGAGATCTAGTGGAGCTTTACTTGAAGTACATtatagattaaattttaattgcccTGCATTCTCGAGAAAGAGCTTCCCATATGTTTCTTTCTCTTCACCCAACACCACTGTAAAGTTCACTAGATGGGGACCATAAGGGAACTGtgggggggagggggggtgaCTCTTGGCCATTTGTTAGAAGGTTTTTGGGGATGATGTTCAAGTGGatgtgaggaaaatcacatTGAAGAGCATCGCCTCTCGTGGGGATAGAATTTTCAGGGAGGGAGGGATGGTTGCACAAAAACCCATCCACTCTCTGCTATACTGTGTAGTAGAGCAGATTTTGAGGTCAAATTCCTAGCCAGCAGTGTATCTAATTCAGTATTCTCCGCAGAAACCACTAAATAGGACAACTCACTTCTCAAAACTCCCCAGTGTGATAGTCAATGAACATTCTCCCCCTTCCCctctctttgtttttttgggGAAGAACCCTTGACAAAAGCTCATTTAATctataaattcattgagatgTGCGCAGTGTATTTAAAAATGCTGAATAGAGCTTTATTTTTTGAACCACCAAAAAGCTCACGAAGcaacaaaaattacaattctgTGAAGAATTTCCAAGAGAATGGGGATTTTTGTGTGGGGACAAATCCATAGAGGGTAAAAGTTCATATTTTTGTGAACAAAGAAAATCCCCAATGGCACAcccgaaagctttggcattTATTAGAGTTTTCCCATTCATTCGTGGATGCATTAATATGCGTGATGGGATTTCACACAAAGAATCCAGCTGTAGTGTTGTCCTCAAAAAACACAGAAAGGAATCATCGGAGTATTGGCAAAGCTCATCAAATGAGACAAAAAGATATGAAAGGAGAATTTCTCATCGTGAAGAAATACGTTCATAATGAGTTTTCTTAGAGTTTTCATGGAGGTCATTTGTAGAGGGTGGGCACAGGAAGGAacatttcaaggaaaatttgttaCCATCTTGTgacaagaaattaaatttcgatGTCACATTTCtccaaaagagttttttttctcaaaagttttGTGCTTGCAATTTGTGTTTTTGtcgtattaaattaaaattttgaaggtGAAACAATTTAGATTTGTGCCACAAATTGATTTAGGAAGTCAAGGAATTTATGAGATAAAGCGATGTACTGCTGATTACGACGGAAAATAGTTGGGATATTGTTGGTCAAGgtattttaacatttattaaagctttttttgcacttATGAACGTTTTTTATAAGGTTTACTGGGGTAGTTAGGCTAAAGAGATTAATGCTGAATGcagaatttaattacatttgaGTAGAAAtcaaccctttcgcgttcattGGGTCATACACTTACCTaaacgttaaattttattattttcctgcatttaaattaatttaaatatttttttttcctgagaACATCCATACAGTAAATATCGTGATGAAAGGTTTGAATGTTTCTGTGTTTCATGCGGTAGTGAAAGGGTTAAGTTACTTGTTAATGCAAGATTGGTTATTGATTTAGTACtcacgaaaaaaattatttgttgaatttgaGCGCctcaaaagagcaaaaaaaaatttattttcataaaattcaaatggatTTTGTTCAAAGAAgagtttaagaactttttaagGCAAATTTCGAGAACTTTTATTAAGAATTGGCTCTTGTAATTGGGgcgaaaacaaaaaattcttatctgggttaatttcttttttaattatactATATTGTTTTTCCCCAAAGAAcgattcttgaattttaatttccagAGAGATTAGAGAAATCTAcggagaattttccttttctatttccaaaattaaatACCACAgggattattttctttttttttgtaaaaatataatttccaatttaaaGAGTGTGTGAGTGAGAAAGTAAAGCCAAAGAAGCGCTTGTTCTTCTCACGCAAATTGCCTCCaatctaaatttaaatgtaaatcgaagagattcttttttcatatcGAGAAGGAGAATGAAACCAATCTAGGAAAGTTAATAATAGGAAATTGTTTGAATTGTTACATTGAGTGTCTTAATACAATTTTCCCgtgtgttttcttttcattgtgATCTCGCGCGAGGGTAGAGTGGGCGGGGTGGGAGGAAATTGGAGATTGCGAAGTGGAAAAGAAAGAAggaatgaaggaaaataagaaaagaaaaaaaaaacagtcagAGTCCACCCACTCGAAATCGTTCAATTCAACTCTGTGATGTCTTTTGCGGGGAAAAATCTTTACACAAAAAGacgcacgaaaaaaaaaccactgACTTTCCCAAACGGATATTTCGTATAGGTACTATATAGAGCATTAAA harbors:
- the LOC129788452 gene encoding metallo-beta-lactamase domain-containing protein 1, with amino-acid sequence MPNWNEIIVLFDGFSEVKKTSENGEIMLANCTCTLIKSQGVNIIIDTLTSWDSSKLLAALEKHNITPRDINFVVSTHGHSDHVGNNNLFLEAEKHIVGLSISKGETYFLHDWTDPFVINEDIKIIPTPGHTKECISVVVKGSNLGETVVIAGDLFERKEDILDDQLWRDAGSFCEATQRRSRAKVASIADTIIPGHGPAFAVTPEMRKSLQEQFGS
- the LOC129788461 gene encoding U6 snRNA-associated Sm-like protein LSm4, which translates into the protein MLPLSLLKTAQSHPMLVELKNGETYNGHLVSCDTWMNINLREVICTSKDGDRFWRMPECYIRGSTIKYLRIPDEVIDMVKEDVQQKTRNRQEMNKQNRGGQNQRGRNQQNRNNAFSGRRDQGNRQAPNNRPLAQGNKNNPQKKMPPK